A single Crateriforma conspicua DNA region contains:
- a CDS encoding RsmE family RNA methyltransferase encodes MTRRYYQPDLPQVAGANFSLDDTEASHAIRVMRVKPGDQLQLFDGGGRIATAEVILVNRKTCQCQLLHAPSETQVKQRMVKMGIAFPKGDRCKRMIESLTELGIDTVIPITAERSQRPESESTLHKLRRTVIESCKQSGRNHLMQLSSPQGLKEFTSCADENWRWIADPRGDEPSQEAWMKSDRICVLIGPEGGFTDAEISMATAHGFKALALGHSILRIETAAIVAGAKAVGAVG; translated from the coding sequence ATGACCCGACGCTACTACCAACCGGACCTTCCACAAGTTGCCGGTGCGAATTTTTCGCTGGATGACACCGAGGCCAGTCATGCGATCCGCGTGATGCGTGTGAAACCCGGTGATCAGCTTCAGCTGTTCGACGGCGGCGGGCGAATTGCCACGGCCGAGGTCATCCTGGTCAACCGAAAAACTTGCCAATGTCAATTGTTGCATGCGCCGTCGGAAACACAGGTGAAGCAGCGAATGGTGAAGATGGGAATCGCATTTCCAAAGGGGGATCGCTGCAAGCGGATGATCGAAAGTCTGACAGAATTGGGGATCGATACGGTCATTCCGATTACGGCGGAAAGATCACAGCGTCCCGAGTCAGAGTCCACCTTGCACAAACTTCGCCGCACCGTCATCGAGTCATGCAAGCAGTCGGGGCGAAACCACTTGATGCAGTTGAGCTCTCCCCAAGGCCTTAAGGAGTTCACGAGTTGTGCCGACGAGAATTGGCGTTGGATTGCGGATCCACGAGGGGATGAACCTAGTCAAGAGGCCTGGATGAAGAGTGACCGGATCTGCGTACTTATCGGTCCCGAGGGTGGGTTCACTGATGCCGAGATCTCAATGGCCACCGCCCACGGATTCAAGGCTTTGGCACTGGGGCATTCAATTTTGCGAATCGAAACCGCAGCGATCGTTGCGGGAGCGAAGGCGGTGGGCGCCGTAGGATGA
- a CDS encoding SDR family NAD(P)-dependent oxidoreductase, producing MWTRWNPDGSTAIVTGASSGVGYQFCRLVTSKGCRVVAVARRADKLEQLLHDCPKGSVRLVPGDITLGQTCDSAIQTVQDWSGDQLDLLVNNAGIGAIGPFIDASPDRLRRIMEVNFFAATEWTRRCLPSLLRGQNPVVCHVGSVLGHCGVPNKSEYCASKFALHGWHDAICAELRGTVLRSTLVSPSTTRSEFFDSLIDSDPAQRSVSVGSWPPEKVARAMFHAIVRRRREVVCSVGGKALVWADRIFPGITHRILSRTAK from the coding sequence ATGTGGACGCGGTGGAACCCCGATGGCAGTACCGCCATTGTCACGGGGGCAAGCAGCGGAGTCGGCTATCAGTTCTGTCGCCTGGTGACATCCAAGGGGTGTCGCGTCGTCGCGGTGGCCCGGCGTGCGGACAAACTGGAACAGTTGCTTCACGATTGCCCCAAGGGTTCGGTCCGTTTGGTGCCGGGCGATATCACATTGGGCCAAACGTGTGATTCGGCCATCCAAACGGTCCAGGACTGGAGCGGCGATCAGCTGGATCTGCTTGTCAATAACGCCGGGATTGGTGCCATCGGACCTTTCATTGACGCTTCTCCGGACCGACTCCGCCGCATCATGGAAGTCAACTTTTTTGCCGCCACCGAATGGACCCGCAGGTGTTTGCCTTCGCTGTTGCGGGGTCAAAACCCGGTCGTATGCCACGTGGGAAGCGTCCTTGGACACTGTGGCGTGCCCAACAAAAGCGAATACTGCGCCAGCAAGTTCGCCCTGCATGGTTGGCATGATGCGATCTGTGCCGAACTGCGTGGAACCGTTCTGCGATCGACGTTGGTCAGCCCGAGTACCACAAGAAGCGAATTTTTTGATTCGCTGATCGATTCGGATCCGGCCCAGCGTTCGGTCAGTGTCGGATCTTGGCCACCAGAAAAGGTCGCCCGGGCAATGTTTCACGCAATCGTACGACGACGACGCGAAGTCGTTTGCAGCGTGGGCGGGAAAGCGTTGGTTTGGGCGGACCGAATTTTTCCCGGAATCACCCACCGAATTTTGTCGCGAACGGCCAAGTAA
- the hflX gene encoding GTPase HflX: MSTYREPRNQSFDEPEKSILARLILPDQTVDDDPLEELHGLAITAGTEVVDELIQRRPNPSHSTYLGKGKVEELRTLVQEHDADVVIFDNDLSPAQVRNLEKEVKAKVLDRTELILDIFAAGARTHESRLAIELAQLEYSLPRLKRMWTHLSRQSMGVGMRGPGEKQLEVDRRLAQKRIRDLRAELSKVERRREVQVASRKEAPTVSLVGYTNAGKSTLMNRLTEADVEAADKLFATLDTRTRRWAIPGWGTVLLSDTVGFIRDLPHSLVASFKSTLEETRQAELLLHVADASHPNVFQQISSVYAVLEELGIEEKRTLLLLNKIDMIDSPIQLNRVLDRYPNAIPVSARQGKGMDALTEAVGQVLGREFLDLKVTADPADGKLLAYLASKGEVKARDFETDKVQIHVRMPAGAMGPVHRWALEITPVQRFESGGLTAKEDDRDITDESIGGPANHDLPPMGNESFDTEIPRSSGEVA; encoded by the coding sequence ATTTCTACCTATCGTGAACCACGTAACCAGTCGTTTGACGAACCGGAAAAAAGCATTCTGGCAAGGCTGATTTTGCCGGACCAAACGGTCGATGACGATCCACTGGAAGAACTGCATGGGCTGGCGATCACCGCCGGGACCGAAGTCGTGGACGAATTGATCCAGCGACGCCCCAATCCGAGTCATTCGACTTATTTAGGAAAAGGAAAGGTCGAGGAGTTGCGGACGCTGGTCCAAGAACATGACGCGGATGTGGTCATCTTCGACAATGACCTGTCGCCCGCGCAAGTGCGGAACTTGGAAAAAGAGGTCAAGGCTAAAGTGCTTGACCGAACCGAGTTGATTCTGGACATCTTTGCCGCGGGGGCCCGTACCCATGAATCACGCTTGGCGATCGAATTGGCGCAGTTGGAGTATTCGCTGCCGCGTTTGAAACGAATGTGGACGCACCTTTCGCGTCAATCCATGGGCGTGGGGATGCGTGGCCCCGGTGAAAAACAATTGGAAGTCGACCGGCGTCTGGCGCAAAAGCGAATCCGTGACCTGAGAGCGGAACTATCCAAGGTCGAACGTCGACGGGAAGTCCAGGTGGCGTCGCGTAAGGAAGCCCCCACGGTGTCATTGGTCGGCTACACAAACGCCGGCAAAAGCACGTTGATGAATCGGCTGACCGAAGCCGACGTGGAAGCCGCGGATAAGCTGTTTGCAACGCTGGACACCCGAACCCGTCGCTGGGCCATTCCCGGTTGGGGCACGGTTCTGTTGAGTGATACGGTCGGGTTTATCCGAGACCTGCCACACTCGTTGGTCGCTAGTTTCAAGTCGACGTTGGAAGAAACTCGGCAAGCGGAATTGCTTCTGCATGTCGCCGACGCGAGTCATCCCAACGTTTTCCAACAGATCTCATCGGTCTATGCCGTCTTGGAAGAATTGGGGATCGAAGAGAAGCGAACGCTGCTGTTGTTGAACAAGATTGACATGATCGATTCACCAATACAGTTGAATCGAGTGCTTGATCGCTACCCCAATGCAATTCCAGTCAGTGCGCGGCAAGGCAAAGGAATGGATGCATTGACTGAAGCAGTGGGGCAGGTGCTGGGAAGGGAATTCTTGGACCTAAAAGTGACGGCCGATCCCGCCGATGGAAAACTTCTGGCGTACTTGGCGTCCAAGGGCGAAGTGAAGGCTCGCGACTTTGAAACGGACAAAGTGCAGATTCACGTCCGCATGCCGGCCGGGGCGATGGGCCCGGTTCATCGATGGGCCTTGGAGATCACTCCGGTGCAACGATTTGAGTCCGGCGGCTTGACTGCGAAGGAGGATGATCGTGACATCACCGACGAATCGATCGGGGGTCCCGCCAACCACGATTTGCCGCCGATGGGCAATGAGTCCTTTGACACCGAAATCCCCAGGTCCAGCGGCGAAGTTGCCTGA
- a CDS encoding nucleotide pyrophosphohydrolase, whose protein sequence is MVDRFVSEREWLTFHNPKNLAMSLSIEAAELMEHFQWLTQDEADAVIGQPENRDEIGEEIADCLAYLLSLANVMNLDLDQTLRQKMVKNAAKYPVETSRGVARPNPSGESSV, encoded by the coding sequence GTGGTCGATCGTTTTGTCAGCGAACGGGAATGGCTCACGTTTCATAACCCGAAGAATCTTGCGATGTCGCTGTCGATCGAGGCAGCCGAACTGATGGAGCATTTTCAGTGGCTGACACAGGACGAAGCAGACGCGGTCATCGGACAACCTGAAAACCGTGATGAAATTGGCGAGGAAATAGCGGATTGCCTGGCCTATCTGCTATCACTGGCGAACGTGATGAACCTGGATTTAGATCAAACCCTGCGGCAAAAAATGGTGAAAAACGCCGCAAAATACCCGGTCGAAACGTCACGAGGGGTGGCGCGTCCGAACCCCTCGGGCGAATCAAGCGTCTAA
- the thpR gene encoding RNA 2',3'-cyclic phosphodiesterase yields MQLIRSFIAVPLEKPVERSAVKLLRSLQQEQDGIRWVPAENLHLTLKFLGDVDNRQVPVVCEAIRSVVSQVDAFPLLFRGTMALPSDLKARVLCAGVDDPTQTLVQMVASLEKAMAELGFKPEARDYVPHLTLGRVRKTSRRANDDVLRRLRAQQDVHLGTMTADRALLMASFLDRGGPTYQVMATIPFGQ; encoded by the coding sequence ATGCAATTGATCCGATCCTTTATTGCTGTTCCATTGGAAAAACCGGTCGAACGATCGGCCGTCAAACTGCTGAGATCGTTGCAGCAAGAACAGGATGGTATTCGTTGGGTGCCAGCGGAAAACTTGCATCTGACTTTGAAATTTTTGGGCGACGTGGACAATCGTCAGGTGCCGGTCGTTTGCGAAGCGATCCGTTCGGTGGTGTCACAAGTGGACGCGTTTCCGCTGTTGTTTCGTGGAACCATGGCCCTGCCCTCGGATTTGAAGGCTCGCGTTTTATGTGCGGGGGTGGATGACCCGACGCAAACATTGGTTCAGATGGTCGCTTCGCTTGAAAAGGCCATGGCGGAATTAGGGTTCAAACCGGAGGCACGTGACTATGTGCCTCACCTGACCTTGGGGCGTGTTCGCAAGACGTCGCGTCGCGCCAACGATGACGTTCTGCGCCGCCTGCGGGCACAGCAGGACGTTCATCTAGGAACCATGACCGCCGATCGCGCCCTGTTGATGGCCAGCTTTCTGGATCGCGGTGGCCCCACGTACCAAGTCATGGCGACGATTCCGTTTGGGCAATAA
- a CDS encoding ABC transporter ATP-binding protein, whose protein sequence is MPSDPNETVYDIRGLTKIYPMGEVEVHALRGVNLRIPESEFVVLLGPSGSGKSTLLNIMGGLDVPTDGEVRYRDLDMTRADANRLTWFRRESVGFVFQFYNLIPSLTARENVSLVTDIATDPMTAEEALDIVGLSDRLDHFPSQLSGGQQQRVAIARAIAKRPDVLLCDEPTGALDAHTGITVLEAISNINAELGTTTAVITHNAAIGQIADRIVSMRDGVIVDETRNSTKAPVSSMSW, encoded by the coding sequence ATGCCCAGTGATCCCAACGAAACGGTTTACGACATCCGCGGATTGACCAAGATCTATCCGATGGGCGAAGTCGAGGTCCACGCCCTGCGTGGCGTGAATCTGCGGATTCCTGAGAGTGAATTCGTTGTCTTGCTAGGCCCCAGCGGCAGCGGCAAAAGCACCTTGCTGAACATCATGGGCGGATTGGACGTTCCGACCGACGGCGAAGTCCGTTACCGCGATCTGGACATGACACGCGCGGACGCCAACCGATTGACGTGGTTCCGACGAGAATCCGTTGGTTTCGTCTTCCAGTTCTACAACCTGATTCCCAGTCTGACGGCACGCGAAAATGTCAGTCTGGTGACCGACATCGCCACCGATCCGATGACCGCCGAAGAAGCGTTGGACATTGTGGGGCTGTCCGATCGTTTGGACCATTTCCCCAGTCAGCTTTCCGGAGGACAACAACAGCGGGTGGCCATCGCCCGGGCCATCGCCAAAAGACCCGATGTCCTTTTATGCGATGAACCCACCGGTGCATTGGACGCTCATACGGGAATCACTGTTTTGGAGGCGATTTCCAACATCAATGCAGAATTAGGGACGACGACGGCCGTGATCACACACAACGCGGCGATTGGTCAGATCGCCGACCGAATTGTGTCCATGCGAGATGGTGTGATTGTCGATGAAACGCGCAATTCCACCAAAGCGCCCGTGTCATCGATGTCCTGGTGA
- a CDS encoding ABC transporter permease: MRSLHRKMFRELWQSRGQSLAIAAVIASGVAVFVMSLGTLRFLLDTRDAYYDRYRFADLFVTVNRAPVHLAETVALFPGVARVQSRIVSDVTLDVPGLAEPAVGRIISLPDRRPLPLNNLHLKDGRFPDPQRPDEVLVSAAFVDANNLRIGDRISAIINERLQELVVVGVALSPEYVFEIRGGDLLPDNRRFGVLWQPERHVEAAFDMDGAFNSLAIQVQRGGNIEDIKARLDRLLEPYGSVGAIDRTQQLSARFLDDEIRSLRSTGLISPIIFLSVAAFLLNLVASRRVATQRGIIASLKAFGYTNREIGWHYLQPALMVAAMAAVTGSFLGYWMGGGLAKLYMEFYRFPTFVYQPDFRVIALAIVIALAAAVIGSLRSVYRAIDFQPAEAMRPEAPKVYRRSWLERLGLSHWFPVVVRMIVRTIERKSVSAAMSSLGIAAAVSVVVMSGFFQDALDELIRFQFWQSQRHDIQLVFTQTTSPDVLDDLRHMPGVQHVEPMRAVAVHLRHRHHDYRTSILGLEPNGLLYRLLRPDGQQVTIPDHGIVVSDALAERLDVRAGDLIHVQVLEGQRPSRDLVVSMVTKEYAGMNAYMDRQTLNRLMSETDAVSAAFLTVDSRHQATLYQDFKQTPRVAAVSVKRATVEQFDETIAKNQNTMLSFTLLFAGIIAVGVVYNTARIAVDERARELATLRVIGFTRGEVSTILLGELALITLAAIPLGWAIGYGFCYAMVKGFESESFRIPLTITVASYARSALLVTLASAISGLIVRRRLDHLDLVDVLKSRE, translated from the coding sequence ATGCGTAGTCTGCATCGAAAGATGTTTCGTGAACTTTGGCAAAGCAGAGGTCAATCGCTTGCCATTGCCGCAGTGATCGCCAGTGGCGTTGCGGTGTTTGTGATGTCGTTGGGAACCCTGCGATTCTTGCTGGACACACGCGACGCTTACTACGATCGCTATCGTTTCGCCGATCTATTCGTCACCGTCAATCGGGCTCCGGTGCATCTTGCCGAAACGGTCGCCTTGTTTCCCGGCGTCGCTCGCGTGCAGTCCAGAATCGTCAGCGACGTCACATTGGACGTTCCCGGCTTGGCCGAACCCGCGGTCGGTCGCATCATTTCGCTGCCAGACCGGCGGCCATTGCCGTTGAACAACCTGCACCTGAAAGACGGGCGTTTTCCCGATCCACAACGCCCGGACGAAGTTTTGGTCAGTGCGGCGTTTGTGGATGCGAACAATCTCAGAATCGGCGATCGAATCTCCGCGATCATCAACGAACGTCTTCAAGAACTGGTTGTCGTGGGTGTGGCATTGTCACCGGAATATGTTTTCGAAATTCGCGGCGGCGATCTCTTGCCCGACAACCGACGATTCGGTGTGTTGTGGCAACCCGAACGCCACGTCGAGGCCGCATTCGACATGGACGGCGCCTTCAACAGCCTTGCCATTCAAGTTCAACGCGGGGGCAATATCGAGGATATCAAAGCCAGGCTGGACCGGTTGCTTGAACCTTATGGAAGCGTCGGCGCGATCGACCGAACCCAGCAACTGTCGGCTCGCTTTCTGGATGACGAAATACGATCACTTCGCAGCACCGGATTGATTTCGCCGATCATTTTCTTGTCCGTCGCGGCGTTCCTGTTGAACTTGGTCGCATCGCGTCGGGTCGCGACGCAACGCGGCATCATCGCATCGTTGAAAGCATTCGGGTACACCAATCGCGAAATCGGATGGCACTACCTTCAACCCGCGTTGATGGTGGCGGCGATGGCCGCGGTGACCGGTTCGTTTCTCGGATACTGGATGGGCGGCGGCCTGGCAAAGTTGTACATGGAATTCTATCGGTTCCCGACCTTTGTTTACCAACCTGACTTTCGCGTCATCGCGTTGGCGATTGTGATTGCTTTGGCGGCAGCGGTGATCGGATCGTTGCGGTCGGTCTACCGTGCGATTGACTTTCAACCGGCCGAAGCGATGCGTCCCGAAGCCCCCAAGGTGTACCGTCGTTCTTGGCTGGAGCGTCTGGGGCTTTCGCATTGGTTCCCCGTGGTCGTGCGGATGATCGTGCGAACCATCGAACGCAAATCGGTCAGCGCCGCGATGTCGTCACTTGGCATCGCCGCGGCCGTGTCCGTGGTGGTGATGAGCGGTTTTTTCCAGGACGCGTTGGATGAACTGATTCGCTTTCAGTTCTGGCAATCACAGCGACATGACATTCAACTGGTGTTCACGCAAACCACATCGCCGGACGTCCTGGACGACTTGCGACACATGCCCGGGGTGCAACACGTCGAACCCATGCGTGCCGTGGCCGTTCATCTGCGGCACCGGCATCATGATTACAGGACCAGCATTTTGGGCTTGGAACCCAATGGTTTGCTTTATCGTTTGCTTCGCCCCGATGGCCAGCAGGTCACGATTCCCGATCACGGAATCGTTGTCAGCGACGCACTGGCGGAACGTTTGGATGTCCGTGCTGGAGATTTGATTCACGTTCAAGTGTTGGAGGGCCAGCGTCCGAGTCGCGATCTGGTCGTCAGCATGGTGACGAAAGAATACGCGGGCATGAACGCTTACATGGACCGTCAAACACTGAATCGCTTGATGAGCGAGACCGACGCCGTGTCGGCAGCCTTCTTGACCGTCGATTCGCGTCACCAAGCGACGCTATATCAAGACTTCAAGCAAACACCGCGAGTCGCTGCGGTGTCGGTCAAACGTGCGACTGTGGAACAGTTCGATGAAACCATCGCCAAGAATCAAAACACCATGCTTTCGTTCACATTGCTGTTTGCAGGAATCATTGCGGTCGGGGTGGTTTACAACACCGCCAGGATCGCCGTCGACGAACGCGCTCGTGAACTGGCAACCTTGCGAGTGATCGGATTCACACGCGGCGAAGTGTCGACGATCCTGTTGGGCGAACTTGCATTGATCACGCTTGCGGCGATTCCATTGGGTTGGGCGATCGGATATGGCTTCTGTTACGCGATGGTCAAAGGCTTTGAATCCGAATCCTTTCGAATCCCATTGACAATCACCGTCGCCAGTTATGCGCGGTCGGCACTGCTGGTCACGCTGGCGTCGGCAATCAGCGGCCTGATCGTGCGGCGCCGACTGGACCATTTGGACTTGGTCGACGTTTTGAAAAGCCGCGAGTAA
- a CDS encoding efflux RND transporter periplasmic adaptor subunit, which translates to MSFAKKIVLWSIVLALLGGAGYFALSPRPVMVDTEVLQIGSLTVSIEDDGVTRIRERYVVSAPLSSRLLRITWDVGDEVLSDQTVLARLEPTNPQLLDPREVAQAQARIRAAEQRLETAKAELSQSEAELQFAEREMGRLRKLLSANATSQTEFEQKELQFRQLTEKVRAATFGVDIAEYELELQRAALILTESPEDSGKAMALEIRAPINGRVLRIYEESTTVVTAGQPLMELGDPSDLEVVVDVLSRDAVRISAGDHVIMNQWGGADPLHGVVRLIEPSGFTKVSALGVEEQRVNVIVDFADPSGNPAMLGDNFRVDCQIVTWSTDETLVVPTSALYRDGPQWMLFRVEGGRAVSAAVQIGKNNGMKAEIISGANPGDQVIVYPSDEVSDGVLVHQR; encoded by the coding sequence ATGTCATTCGCGAAAAAGATCGTTCTGTGGTCCATCGTCCTGGCGTTGCTGGGCGGTGCCGGATATTTCGCATTGTCGCCGCGTCCCGTGATGGTCGACACCGAAGTGCTTCAAATTGGATCGTTGACCGTATCGATCGAAGACGACGGGGTCACTCGGATTCGTGAACGCTACGTCGTTTCGGCGCCTCTTTCCAGCCGATTGCTGCGTATCACCTGGGATGTAGGCGACGAAGTTCTGTCCGACCAGACCGTCTTGGCTCGCTTGGAACCGACCAACCCGCAACTGCTGGATCCGCGCGAAGTCGCCCAAGCTCAGGCACGCATCCGGGCGGCCGAACAGCGACTGGAAACGGCCAAGGCCGAACTATCGCAGTCGGAAGCCGAACTGCAGTTTGCCGAGCGAGAAATGGGCCGCCTGAGAAAGTTGCTGTCCGCCAATGCAACATCGCAAACGGAATTTGAACAAAAGGAATTGCAGTTCCGCCAACTGACCGAAAAAGTCCGCGCAGCAACGTTCGGCGTCGATATCGCGGAGTATGAATTGGAGCTTCAACGTGCCGCATTGATTCTGACCGAATCGCCCGAAGACAGCGGTAAAGCAATGGCGTTGGAGATTCGTGCGCCGATCAACGGACGGGTGCTGAGAATCTATGAAGAAAGCACGACGGTGGTCACCGCGGGCCAGCCGTTGATGGAACTTGGTGACCCCAGCGATTTGGAAGTCGTCGTCGATGTGCTATCACGCGATGCCGTTCGCATTTCCGCGGGCGATCACGTCATCATGAACCAATGGGGCGGCGCAGATCCGCTTCACGGCGTCGTGCGTCTCATCGAACCCTCAGGGTTCACCAAAGTTTCCGCACTGGGAGTCGAAGAACAACGAGTCAACGTGATCGTGGATTTCGCCGACCCAAGTGGAAACCCCGCCATGTTGGGCGACAACTTTCGCGTGGACTGCCAGATCGTGACGTGGAGTACGGACGAGACGCTGGTTGTTCCCACCAGCGCCCTTTATCGCGACGGCCCCCAATGGATGCTGTTCCGTGTCGAAGGCGGACGGGCAGTCTCAGCCGCCGTGCAAATCGGCAAAAACAATGGCATGAAAGCTGAAATCATCTCCGGTGCAAACCCTGGTGACCAAGTGATCGTCTACCCGAGTGATGAAGTATCCGATGGCGTGCTGGTCCACCAACGATAA
- a CDS encoding YheT family hydrolase has protein sequence MKTSPIADSVPPFLPHPLWRGGHLQTLATLRSGQSPILRPIRHLVPTRDDDTIVLHEDLPTLPDDESRLDIAGPTPSVLLVHGLCGCHRSSYMVRIADRLTRRGIRVFRMDQRGCGAATKLSNQITHAGRSDDCADALDYIASRTDGPLGVAGFSMGGNQVLRMLGHRSEHHSSDLFDRLFAAFVVAPPVDLARCSRHMLTGLRRIYSRYFLKRLLRGLPHVARRHQWVDDLLATAPPKTLWDFDDRLTAPLAGFEDARHYYETCSARRVTRSIRTPTCLVAAIDDPIVPLTCFQGDQAAEFSTSVQQVLVPGGGHLGFVDRRGNCWTDGVAETYFSTQFGVGSISSATGEP, from the coding sequence ATGAAGACAAGCCCAATAGCCGACAGCGTTCCCCCGTTCCTACCGCATCCATTGTGGCGGGGTGGTCATCTACAGACGTTAGCGACGCTGCGTTCAGGCCAGTCGCCCATTTTGAGACCGATTCGCCATCTGGTTCCAACTCGCGACGACGACACCATTGTCCTACACGAAGACTTGCCTACGTTGCCGGATGATGAATCGCGACTTGATATCGCCGGGCCGACGCCGTCCGTTTTGCTGGTTCATGGTCTTTGTGGTTGCCATCGATCGTCCTACATGGTGCGGATCGCTGACCGGCTGACACGGAGAGGCATCCGAGTGTTTCGGATGGACCAACGTGGATGCGGTGCCGCAACCAAGCTTTCGAATCAAATCACCCACGCGGGCCGCAGTGATGACTGTGCCGACGCGTTGGACTACATCGCGTCGCGAACCGACGGTCCCTTGGGCGTGGCGGGGTTTTCGATGGGCGGCAACCAGGTGCTTCGGATGCTAGGACATCGATCAGAGCACCATTCGTCCGATCTTTTTGATCGACTATTTGCGGCCTTCGTTGTTGCTCCACCAGTGGACCTGGCACGCTGCAGTCGGCACATGTTGACGGGTCTGCGTCGCATCTACAGCCGGTATTTTTTAAAACGCTTGCTGCGTGGGCTTCCGCACGTCGCCCGGCGTCACCAATGGGTCGATGACTTGTTGGCGACCGCCCCACCCAAAACGCTGTGGGATTTTGACGACCGGCTGACCGCACCGCTGGCAGGATTCGAGGACGCAAGGCATTACTACGAAACCTGTTCGGCCCGCCGGGTCACCCGATCGATTCGCACGCCGACATGCTTGGTCGCCGCGATCGATGACCCGATCGTTCCGCTCACCTGTTTCCAAGGTGACCAGGCAGCAGAATTTTCAACTTCGGTCCAGCAAGTGTTGGTGCCCGGCGGTGGGCACTTGGGTTTTGTCGACCGCCGGGGAAATTGCTGGACCGACGGTGTCGCGGAGACCTATTTTTCAACCCAATTCGGGGTCGGCTCGATATCGTCGGCCACG